GGTGCAGATGGGGCTGATCGGCATACCCGGACGCCGCGGCCACCGTCGACAGGGCCGCCCCGCCGCCGAGCAGCCCGACCGCGCGCCGGAATCGCAGGACGCGTCGCAGCATCGCCGGTCCGTAGCCGTAGACGCGCAGGCAGTGGCGGTGCAGGGTCCGGGCCGAGCAGCCGAGGTCGTGGGCGACGTCGTCGACGGTCGCGCCGTCGGCGAAGCGGCGCGTGACGTGGCGTAGCGCGGCAGTTGACCACGGCGCGGTCTCGGCCCGCGGCCGGTCCGCGATGAGGGCCATCGCCAGCGTCTCGAGCGAATCGAACCGCGGTAGGGTCCGCAGATCACCCACGTCGACGCGGATGTTGCGCAGCTCGGCAGCCGGAACACCGAGCAGGCGGGGCAACGCGCCGGGTCGAAAGCGCAGGCCGCGCACCGGTTGCGGGCTCGCGGCGGCGACGTAGGAGATGGTGTCCGGACCTGCGACCACGATTCGGCCGTCCAGGTGGATCAGGTCCATGCAGCCGTCGGGCAGCACCCGCGCGGGCCCGGCCGGACCGCTGCGTTCCCAACTGCCCTCGACCAGTTCGCGCAGCTGCGGCACCGGCGCCTGCTCCCGGTAGGTCACCCCCCGAACGCTACTCGCGAGCGGTCAGTGTGACCGGCCTGCCGACGCCGGATTCGAGGACGTCGATCCACTCGTCGAACGACACCAGCACACCGCCGCACACATACCGGTGCGGGCCGCGGCCGGGCCTCATCAACGCGACGTGCGCATCGGCGACGTCGCGCACGTCGATCATCTGCATCCCGCCCCGCAACCGCGGCGCCACCCGCGCCTTCACGATCGGACCCCAGCCCCGCCTCGG
This region of Mycolicibacterium goodii genomic DNA includes:
- a CDS encoding helix-turn-helix domain-containing protein, whose protein sequence is MTYREQAPVPQLRELVEGSWERSGPAGPARVLPDGCMDLIHLDGRIVVAGPDTISYVAAASPQPVRGLRFRPGALPRLLGVPAAELRNIRVDVGDLRTLPRFDSLETLAMALIADRPRAETAPWSTAALRHVTRRFADGATVDDVAHDLGCSARTLHRHCLRVYGYGPAMLRRVLRFRRAVGLLGGGAALSTVAAASGYADQPHLHREVRALAGVGVRQLLDAVSSAANRSTDVPSGSSTVA